aactgtccaattttggtgagctcgtgcaaattctagcctctttttcccatttgtagtggagatgagtggtacccggaagggtcttctgctgttgtaacccatccgcctcaaggttgtgcgtgttgtggcttcataaatgctttgctgcatacctcggttgtaacgagtggttatttcagtcaaagttgctcctctatcagcttgaatcagtcggcctattctcctctgacctctagcatcaacaaggcattttcgcccacaagactgccgcatactggatgtttttaccTTTTCACACCATACTTtataaaccctagaaatggttgtgggtgaaaatactcagaccgtctggcaccaacaaccttgccacgctcaaaattccttaaatcacctttctttcctattctgacattcagtttagagttcaggagattgtcttgaccaggaccacacccctaaatgcatttaagcaactgccatgtgattgttTGATTAGATAATGGCATTAATGAGAAACTGAacaggtgtttctaataatcctttaggtgagtgtatatatatatatatatgtatatatgtatatttgatGTTTCCATTTTCTAAATTATAGATGTATTTGTTTCCATCGTACCTGATTTTTTATCCAAGATGTGTTTGATTTCATGATCCGAGTGGCTTGTTTTATATGTCAATGGGATGTGCCACAGAAAGCTTTTGAGAAGATTTTGGATAATGTTATGATGAGCTTCATTGTTTGTATAATGATGAAATAATTAAGTAAAGAACCCAAAAATACTATTACCCGGTCTGCATTGAATGCCATAAAGGATCATTGGGCTGGACAATTTTTAAGAAGCGCTCTTGCCCAATATATAGTTTCCTTCCCTGGCGCTTCACGGTCACCAGCGGTATGCCTTTCTGTAGAGTCCATGTATACATCATTTGCTTCAGGTCTATATGTTCACCAGCAAAACCATACTAGATAAGACACAATGCAAATGAGAATGAGAACATCTTTAATATGCAcctcaatatttaatgtttgtgACTCagtcaagattatattttcacagttcctggatgattttatgtagaaaacaaacaaacaaaaaagacttgagctgggttttcacaaactGTGTCTCGTATTGTAAAAAGAAATTGTGAAGAATTGCATGCAGCTAACATCAGACATTTTATTTATGATGTGTGTGACATATTTACAGCATTTTTGGAAGCTTGCGCGCTGGTGTAACAGTATTCCCCTGCGGTAAAATCCTCTTCAGAACACGTCTGTACAGAAAGTGAGTTTTTGTGAGTTTTAATCATTAAGCTGAATTATAAAAATACCGTATGAAATTTGTACTTTAATCATATTGTCCCACAGGTCTTCATTTCTGGCATTGCTGTATCTGAATCTCCTGAGGTACCGGATGATGCCAGTCTGAAAGCCCTCATCTGTCAGGAAATTCCTCAGCATATGAAGAATACACGCTCCCTAAAATGTTCACAAACAAATCGGATGAATAAAAGCTAattttattgcaaaaatgtttttggcaCTGCTGAAGTATTTACCCACCTTATCATAGGACACAGTATCAAACATTTCTTTTATCTGGGTTGGATTCTCGGCCAAACTGGAAATGGGCCTGGATGAATTTAGAGAATCACGTCCAATGGCTCCGAAACAGGTGTCTAGGAAATTATCCTCCTACAGTAGCATGCATAACAAATGTACAGAAATGTACACTTTACTGATgtaattatatatacattttccaAAAAACTATTATTCTTTAACTgtgaaatatgtttaaaatttGGACGTACAACTTTAAGCTCTGGATATACCGCCTCAACTGAGACAAACTCCATATAGCGTGCAAAGCCTTCATTCAGCCAAATATCATTCCACCACTCCATGGTGACCAGATTTCCAAACCACTAAAGAGGATAAAAACATCACCAAAACTGGCTTTTAATTGATTTAGTTCAAGACAGACCACTTttttatacactgtcagaaataaaggtagatAACCgtttcgttttgtacatttacaggtataccaaacataataaaaaatgtttacctTTTGGGTATGTTActgacctattgtgtacctttaaatgtacagttaactgttttgtacctctaacatttaactggtacaaaattgttccttaagGGTATACAATAGTGTACTAATAGCTTTACTAACTTGATGTGCGAGCTCGTGTCCTATCACCATGGTAACCCAAAGCTTATCAGATGCTGATGAGATGTCAGGGTTGTACAGGAGCGACGTCTCTCTGTATGTAGTCAAACCCCAGTTCTCCATAGCACCTGACTGGAAATCTGGAATAGCTATCAGATCTGGAACAAATCATAAAATAAGCAAACATATAAACATCCAGGATAGTTTCTTAACTAGCACGATGTGATATGATTCCAGCCGTGGGCAATTTGTCTGTCCATACTGGATGCGATCAAAACACAGCCACAGTGTAACACTAAATTaggcattaaaataaaaaatgcaaacacaCTCACCCAGTTTCGGCAGCGGATATAGTATGTTGAAATATTTTTCGTAAAACTCCAAAAGTTTCACAGCGGCATCAAGGGCATATTGCGTCTGATGCCATTTCTCTGGAACTGCGTAAATAGAGATCTGTGGGAGAAGACGAAACAGCTCGTTTAAGATGCAATTCTCATATGAAAAAGGTATACAACACAAAATTGAATGTTTCATGTATTAAAGGGTGGACTAGGTGAGAAAGAGATGCTAGAAAAGTCATCATTGGTGTTAGAGATGATTGACaggtgtgaactcctcccaccTTAAGTTTAGCTTCATTTGATTACTTACATTGATTCCAGTTTCAGTTTGCCCACTAACAGATTTGAAGTCACAAACAACGAAGGCCAACAGATAGGAACTCATCCGGACACTTGCTTCAAACTGATCTTCAAACAGGCCGTTACCAATTTCCACAGTTTGttcctgtaaaaaaaaatcattcttCAAATGGGTCTGTACATCGAcaaagcagatttattgcatgtGATGTGCTTACTAATGGCATGTTTGATAAAGATATGTGTGAGGGTCCTCTCCGTATCCTGACTGTGTAGTTGGCTTTGAAAATGGGTTCGTCAAAACACGGCAATGCCATTCGGGCAGATGTAGGTTCGAAGTGAGTGGATGCCAGGACCCTGTAGAAAGACGTATATACGATTTATATATGAACAAATATGATTCACGCTAAAATCCATTTAGGCAATCTGATCTATACCTCGTTTCTCCTCCTTTCGTCCTATAGGTGCTCTTATAAAATCCATAAAAACCATCGCCCAACGGTGCACCAAATtccaaataaagaaaatatttttcacCCGAGGTCAAAATCTTTGGAGAGAAGATGGCGATCTGTTCATGCGGAGGATATTCAAGCACAGGTAGCACTTTATCTGACAGGTGAACCTCGGCCTCATCCAGTACTGTGGCTGTGAAGATCTTAAGGTTCTTGCTGTGTAGGACCAcccagtttgtgttgtttttgacatCGATTTCAATCTTTACAGTGCCATTAAACGTCAGGGTTGTAAGATTGGGGTGAATAAGTAAATGGTAGTGGACAGGCACGATGTAGTTAGGCAGACGGACTTTACTCCATGGAAAAGGAAGACCATTCGTTGCCAAATTATCACCGGCACTGTTGCTTTCAGAAGCCTGGATGCAAAACTGTAACTTCAGAAGGAGCGAGAAGAAAAGCAAGAGATGCATGTTGGAAAGTGACTTATTGTGTTTTGGTTGAATTGATTTTTGATTGCTGTATCACTTTTGCATTGTGGAATGCTTGGACATCTCAGTGTATCCTGTAGAGACACAAAGTAGGTTAAGTAAtagataatgtataggcagcaggatgttatcgcagaaataaccCCCAACAGACCCAACATAAAGCGAAGGTCCTTGTATCACACTAAAGGGGCTTATTTAGCGATAACAACCGGGTGCCTGTACATTATGCCGCTTAAAACACGGCTATTTACCCTAAAATATTTCATTTGCTCAATAttaacaaatgcagaccttccgcgaggaaaacctgtttacttTCTGTTTTAAGATAAGgcaagacgttcaaatgtcacaaacacgctatttaatttaattatttgtaaatataatgtcaaaTATGTTAATAaaagacatttatattttaagttgCAATGAAACGAAAACAgcaattgtcttattttcccttTGGTGATGTATATCCAAGTGAAACAgcttttgaaatgaaaaaagttAGGGTTGCGATCTTTTccagaccccgcccacctgccataccatatgacaggaagtaaagagagatcttTCGAGGAGGGGAGGACATTTGCGTTTTTTTGATAAAAGtttcaaaaaaataatgaagctcacagataaggcatttgtaaaaaaaataccacCATATTCCAAAACATTAcagttttcatttcaatttcattgcgactttaatgtttgtgtaatattaaactgtaaatAGGATTTGCAACATTCGGGTTAccatgtgttattagttttgagggGTTGTTATGTATgaaataattgacaacgggccgtttaattttttgaaaataatgcacacccaaggtggtaatgcggcacgacgcgaagcgggtgtgctttattttcaattataaaagggcagttctggttcttcattctgattggttgaaacgcattctaagccgtgataaaatcccccggtaaacccacggttcagaccgcattacagaAGTATCACTGCACCACTGTTGCTCCCTACTGAtctatgaaaataaacaccaaagtctttaatcatatttttaatttgtatacaattgcacaattatggcgatatccagataaataaatattgttgagtcatctaatcaataaagagaaaagtttctacctcaaattcatatttccgctatccactgggtggcgatcttactcaacttaaacactgacgcattcactcaacacttaaaacagtgtgttttgatcaggctctgaatgtCTCTTACAAAAGtaattcacaaaaatggaataatctccgcttttagctaaaaaatctgagaggtgataagagaacaaatgaaggtaggatgaaactatttttttgttgttgtttgaaagcagatggtctgttctttcatttgatattttatgtttatttaaagaagatcatttttctgcaaggcattcaactaaaactgggtggcaacttaaaaaaaaccctgatggggaaagagttaagcattagggatgctccgatcaggatttttgcagccgataccgatcaccgatttgttaTCTTCATGATCGGctgataccgattccgataccgatttgtttgtttttttaagctgatgtgcaagctctttgatgactgtaactgttaaaatTTTTTCTAGAcaaagtaataccacagatgttgcctttgttatattactttcAGTAATTGGGTATATTATTGTGttaatagagactcaaataaataagcacaacaaatatctgcaaagacatattttttaaagggtttGTCTCctaaaagtaatgaaaataaaacacttcacagtctttactgtatgaattaaatatacacgtattcgtatgaagtataacAGTTTCTTAGTCAAGAGTAGAgggtgattttattgagagatgaattaggttactgtagctttaagacgtgagagagatcgctcgttcacgtgcactgatgacaggctgctgtgtgtgcgcgcggcggctgaacgcagacaatagcagctgtgaggaaaaacgctcaaaacttttaaacgcatgcaaataataaacttttgacataaggatgcaattgtccgcgatagatatgtgttgtatacgctgtttgatgggcaAGTGAAGACGCGTCGAGCTGTTgaccggagcgcgtcctcatagaaaatacacacatctctgtaaaggcaaagagcgAAATCCAAATGTGCATGTCGCACATGAGCaacgggttataaaaatgcttgCACTACGTGAAAAATGTCTCTAATCGCAGCCacattcaggatccttttgatgacaaaagtaaacagaaagatcggtttatgagattGGCAGATATAGCGAGCATCGcgcgagtcatttaatgccattatcggccgataccaatcggcggccgatcgatcggagcatccctattaagcatgcttccaagcatatttgatcatcacttccacagttgcacaatataaacgttaatgtataaattagataaatgttgatttataaaaataaacaccacagtcttaaatcatattttcattgtgtctttgctgcatctgtgttggttgggaactgcgctctgtttcagtcacacttgaggaactactttgtttggcggaagagtaatatttgtactaatataattatagcttatttgtgtttatattttataaaatcccgctaacatTATGCacatgaagtaaccgttttataaaagcaataacccccggaagcagtggggttacagtgcattttataacagctaaggggcgttgttaggtaACCCattgcttcttggggcttattgctttattataccACGGTGCGGTTGAATGCTTgactctgattggctgagaaatgttccatgggtgttggttatttttaataactgcacacctaatctttaaaatgtcttaaaaataggcactagagcaatatttttggtaactgtggtataggAGTattaattgactccggtcccttgatttatttgaaaataatgcacaccagcAGTGTAACGCcactccgcttcgcgttgtGCCCAaaaccaccttgggtgtgcattattttcttataattcaacggccatCGTCAATTAATTGTTACATAACTCAGCGGACGGGGttaattattccacttatacctGTTAccaccacagacattgctctggtggttattttaagacatttgacaggtcaggtgtgcatttATAGAAAAACAATCAACACCCGTGGAACAtctctcaaccaatcagattaaaGAGTCCAACACCCTTATGGTATAACTGGGAACAACAAACCTACAAAACCCAAATTTCGTGACAGGccaatcaagcattccaacgagctGTCTAATAATGTTTTGTAAAATCCAGTCTTGTTATACTAAAATATTATCACATTGCATACCCTTATTCAATCAAATGTGTATGTGTCATCATGGATCATCATGAACAACATTCTATAATGTGTCTAGAAAAAAAGCGTTCTTAAAATAACACGCGGTGCTCACTGTTCTCCGTTGACCTCCCTATCATAACACTCTGCAATGTGATACAGCGGTGCTCTCTGCACTCATACAGACAAGCACTCTATTCATACCGTATGTGCGCTCTGTGTGAAGCAAGACAGGGATCCAAAAAGCATAAAAAGGCACAACAGAAGCCACAGAAATGAACTATTAGAGCAAACGTTGTGTCTTTACCTGGATTTCAGCTGTATCACTgccacggccgctgctgctttcattttctctttcatttGTCCTGCCCACAATTTCCTGCTTCACAACAACTGCTGGCGACGCGCTTCTGCCTGTGGATCTGAACTCGAATAACAACAGTGGGACTCGAGCCACGGGGCTAAAGAATGACCTTGTGACATCATCACACGTAGACAGACCAGGAGTAAACAAAACTCTGTTACTGGGATAAAAACTATTTGAGAAGACTAACGTTAAGTATGTAGATTAACATGTAgattgtttattttgtgtttattggtTGATTGCTTAATATTtccttacgaaaattaaacatggtttactacagtaaaaaacatggttactgtagtaaaaccatggttaccacaaaataaccatgggtTTGACTACCATGATTTTCAAAAACCATtgttaaaccatggttttggtaatagtaatcaatacacaaaaaaacatgcttaCTACATTTTTACCACAAGataaacatggttaattttcataagggtttaTTCTATGAAAAAGTAGTGTGTATTGTTTCAGTAGATTAAATAAGGTTAAAGAATAAAGATAAATGACGAAGGATAGAGGGTGTGCTAAATgacaaaatgaaattaaataggGCATACCTTTATACACCTTATAAAAACTTGAATAATTTTAATTAAGTAATGTgctgtaattttaaatgcataaatgtatagtTTTATCAATAAACATTAGTGGTACTAAAAGTTTTGTATTATTATATAAAACTGACATGGAactgacttaaagggatagttcacccaaaatgaacaGTTTTGACTTAAATGCAGGGCcaatgatctctgaaagccaatgttgacatttgaaatcacctaaacaaacacgcccctaccccagtATAATCTGCACCTACTTTTGATaggcccgccccacacatactcAACCCAGACAacaatgtcagttagtagacacaccccttactgctgattggctacaagtttgTTTTAGTAGTCGTTCcgattcccttttccaaagtgtttttcaaaaatcaagcACCCCGTctttaaggcagtggttctaaAACTGGGAGGGGGGCACGACATGGTGCCAGGggtgccccagttttatgacattttataatttatcataacttctgtgtaattaaacctcagacaaataaggctactaaccaacagcactacactatatcatttaatatgttttgttaaatttaaattctaagtttgattgttttatgtcatgaattttctttggaGGGGGCTTGaagggatgcaccctacacaagTGAAGCGCAtgccaaaaagtttgagaaccactgctttagtgGTTTTTTATAAGGGTAGTTATCTATCTTCTTGGGAATATATGATTgattatattcataaaaaaaatattcattgcatttttgtttcatcCAGATGTATAAGGGAGCAGGTACAGCCGTTGGTGTTGATATTATCAGCCTCTAACCGCAGAAGAAACCAACAGTGAACAGGTGCTGAACAGACAAATGTTTACTACATGTATGACACAATAAACAACATTGTTTGAATAATGtacagttttatttaaatatactgtacattagAAACTGAAATGATGGTGGCACATTGACCTCTTGTTACACACCTTTTAAAATGTGGTATTACATGTTATTTTGTCCTATGTAACCTGATGCTTCAATGTGTGTAGTATGTGTATGAGAGCACATGTCTCTCTGTTCTTATTTCATCACATATTTCGGCTGATCTCTCCTAA
The sequence above is drawn from the Misgurnus anguillicaudatus chromosome 22, ASM2758022v2, whole genome shotgun sequence genome and encodes:
- the erap2 gene encoding endoplasmic reticulum aminopeptidase 2; the protein is MHLLLFFSLLLKLQFCIQASESNSAGDNLATNGLPFPWSKVRLPNYIVPVHYHLLIHPNLTTLTFNGTVKIEIDVKNNTNWVVLHSKNLKIFTATVLDEAEVHLSDKVLPVLEYPPHEQIAIFSPKILTSGEKYFLYLEFGAPLGDGFYGFYKSTYRTKGGETRVLASTHFEPTSARMALPCFDEPIFKANYTVRIRRGPSHISLSNMPLEQTVEIGNGLFEDQFEASVRMSSYLLAFVVCDFKSVSGQTETGINISIYAVPEKWHQTQYALDAAVKLLEFYEKYFNILYPLPKLDLIAIPDFQSGAMENWGLTTYRETSLLYNPDISSASDKLWVTMVIGHELAHQWFGNLVTMEWWNDIWLNEGFARYMEFVSVEAVYPELKVEDNFLDTCFGAIGRDSLNSSRPISSLAENPTQIKEMFDTVSYDKGACILHMLRNFLTDEGFQTGIIRYLRRFRYSNARNEDLWDNMIKTCSEEDFTAGEYCYTSAQASKNAYGFAGEHIDLKQMMYTWTLQKGIPLVTVKRQGRKLYIGQERFLKIVQPNDPLWHSMQTGFLWHIPLTYKTSHSDHEIKHILDKKSDVLILDEDVEWVKLNTDMNGYYIVHYDEDGWDALSELLRVNHTALSFKDRANLIHNAFQLVTAGRLSLDKALDLIGYLKSETHNVPLLQGLGYLQSFYKLIEKRNIADVTYDLKSYILQYFGDVIDRQSWTDDGTVSDRRLREDVLSLACDFGYPPCVEKAKQLYDGWVKSNSTRSLPTDVSETVYMIGAQDNSGWAYILEKYSISMCETEKRKFLSALSNSRDLEKLSRLLELGFNGTVIKTQDLDSLIYMVARNPVGHFLAWDFVKKHWNELVVKFPLGSFGIRNIIVGTVTQFSSAEELREVKAFFETITEQVSQLRITQVATENVEKNILWLTRNLETMRSWLQKRLY